The Herpetosiphon gulosus nucleotide sequence ACGATGAAAAGACCTTGGAAGGAGATAACTTCATCACCTTCAACCATAGACCGACAAAACCCCTCCTGTGATGGGGTCACACATCGCAGAACGATTCAAAAATCCCCATTCGCCGCTATCCCCCCCTATGGATAGCGGCGAATATCGTTTAGCGTTTGCTCATGATCCGCCGCGACCATGCCGCCAAACGCTTAGCCACCGAGCGATAGGGCGGTTGAAATAAATTGACTACATTTAAGCCACCAAGTTGAAATACTGCCCGCTCATGTGAGAATGTTTTAAAACTGTAAAAGCCATGATAATTGCCTATGCCGCTCTGCCCCACCCCACCAAATGGTAAATGAGGGTTAGCCAAATTGAGCAAAACTCCGTTGATCATACTGCTACCAGCTGGAATTTCGCGCAGGAGCCAGTTGATAATCGCTTGATTCTCGGCAAAAATCGCCATGGTCAAGGGCTTGCCGCTAGCTCGGGTCGCCATAATCACTTCATCAATTTGGTCATACACCAAAATTGGCAAAATCGGCCCGAAAATTTCTTCCTGCATAATCGCCATGCCAGGTTTAACATTGGTCAGCACGGTTGGCGCAAAGCGTGCAGGATGATCGGTTGATTGGCCGCCCAAAGCGACCAACGCCCCTTGCGCTACCGAATTATTGACCAAACCACGCAGGCGAGCAGTAGCATTAGCATCAATCACATTGGCTAAATCAGGCGATTGCAGGCGCGTATAATCGCCTTTGCCATAGTTACGCTCAATTTGTTTAATGATCAATTGGGTCAAGGCTTGGGCTTGCTCACGCTGAACCCAGACATGATCAGGCGCAACACAGGTTTGGCCGGCATTCACAAATTTGCCCCATACAATTGCCTGAGCAGCCCGCTTCAAATCGGCTGAACGATCAATAATTGCTGGCGATTTGCCACCCAGTTCCAAGGTAACCGAACTAAAATGCTCAGCGGCCCGTTGCATCACATATTGGCCAATTCGTGGGCTACCAGTAAAGAAAATATGGTCGAATGGCAGGTCAAGCAGCGCTTCAGCAGTATCAACATCGCCCACAACAGTGGTAACATGCTCAGGTTTGAAGGCCGCAGCGATAATTTTTGCCACAACTTGGGCAGTATGCGGCGTGCGCTCCGATGGCCGCACAAGCGCACAATTCCCCGCCGCCACCGCCCCAATCAAAGGCATAAGCGCCAACGATAGCGGATAATTCCACGGCGCAAGAATCAATACAACTCCACGTGGCTCATATTGAATCCAACTTTTGCTGCCCGTCAGCATGGTTGGAGTTTTAACCCGTTTGGGCTGCATCCATGTTTCAAGTCGTTTGATGGCAAAATTGATTTGCTCGATCACCTGCTGAATTTCAGTGGCCTCAATTTCAGCCGCTGGTTTGGCAAAATCGGCTTGCAACGCCGCATGAATATCTGGTCGGGCTTGTTCGATCGCCCGTTTAAATTGCTGTAAATAGCCAATTCGCTCAGGCGCACGGCTGGCGGCAATCCGCCCGCGCTGGGCCTGCAAAGCAGCAAATTGCCCATGAATTTGCATGAGGTTCATTGATTCCTCCAACACAACATTTCCGCATGCTATTATAAGCGAGCTTTAGTGGCAAAATCTTGCAGCTTGACAAATCATAAGCAGTATCACTATAATTTTGGCATCTTCTTTCAGGCAGTATTAAGGATGGCCTGCCACATCCACACTCAATGAAATTAGCAGAAGCATTGATTTTACGAGCGGACATTCAGCGTCGGCTTGAACAATTACGCACCCGCGTTAAACTCTCCGTACTGATCCAAGAAGGCGATGATCCACCAGAAGACCCTCATGAATTGTTGAGCGAAATTGAACGTTTGTTACTTCAATTTGAAGATATGATTGTCAAAATCAATCATACCAATAGCATCACACCTTTTAACGATCAACACAATTTGACCACTGTTTTAGGCCAACGTGATGTGCTAAAACTGCGTTTAAGTATGCTCAAAAGCATTGCTGAAGCAGCTTCACAGCGCCATAATCGGTATGGTCAGGCTGAAATTCGCAAC carries:
- a CDS encoding aldehyde dehydrogenase family protein is translated as MNLMQIHGQFAALQAQRGRIAASRAPERIGYLQQFKRAIEQARPDIHAALQADFAKPAAEIEATEIQQVIEQINFAIKRLETWMQPKRVKTPTMLTGSKSWIQYEPRGVVLILAPWNYPLSLALMPLIGAVAAGNCALVRPSERTPHTAQVVAKIIAAAFKPEHVTTVVGDVDTAEALLDLPFDHIFFTGSPRIGQYVMQRAAEHFSSVTLELGGKSPAIIDRSADLKRAAQAIVWGKFVNAGQTCVAPDHVWVQREQAQALTQLIIKQIERNYGKGDYTRLQSPDLANVIDANATARLRGLVNNSVAQGALVALGGQSTDHPARFAPTVLTNVKPGMAIMQEEIFGPILPILVYDQIDEVIMATRASGKPLTMAIFAENQAIINWLLREIPAGSSMINGVLLNLANPHLPFGGVGQSGIGNYHGFYSFKTFSHERAVFQLGGLNVVNLFQPPYRSVAKRLAAWSRRIMSKR
- a CDS encoding DIP1984 family protein, producing the protein MKLAEALILRADIQRRLEQLRTRVKLSVLIQEGDDPPEDPHELLSEIERLLLQFEDMIVKINHTNSITPFNDQHNLTTVLGQRDVLKLRLSMLKSIAEAASQRHNRYGQAEIRNIVTVDVRQIRQQTDHLARQFRELDTKIQTINWLTELA